A window of Tachyglossus aculeatus isolate mTacAcu1 chromosome 21, mTacAcu1.pri, whole genome shotgun sequence genomic DNA:
TACTATATGGAATCCCGCTGGAAAAGCCGGGAACCCTGATCGATGATAGACttggaggcctccaggaggccttcccaggctgagccccttccttcctctccccctcgtccccctctccatcccccccatcttacctccttcccttccccacagcacctgtatatatgtatatatggttgtacatatttattactctatttattttacttgtacatatctatcctatttattttattttgttagtatgtttggttttgttctctgtctcccccttttagactgtgagcccactgttgggtagggactgtctctctatgttgccaatttgtccttcccaagcgcttagtacagtgctctgcacatagtaagcgctcaataaatacgattgatgatgatgtgcagagcactgggggagtCCAGTGACAGCTAAGCGTCCAGCTCCGGAGGATCTTAAAGTCTCTGAACGGTCTCCGCCACTGCCCCTGAAGGCACAGAGGCAGCAGAGGTGACCGCAGAGTGTCCAGGGaattggggaggtggaggggggggaaCCCTGGAGTGACCCCTGCGAACCCCTGGCCACATCATTTTAAGTGCACTGGGGTCAGTCTACAGTAACCACAGTCAGATGTGGTGCCCGCGGGCGGGCTATTACCCTGGCcggggtcctgggcctcctcttggGTCCCGGATGGCCGAGTCGGGCTCTCTCTGCAGACGAAGTCCGAACCGGGACGTACAGGCAGCTCTTCCACCCGGAGCAGCTAATCACTGGAAAGGAGGATGCAGCCAACAATTATGCCAGAGGCCATTACACCATCGGCAAGGAGATTGTGGACCTGGTGCTGGATCGCATTCGCAAGCTGGTGCGTGCTTGAAAgcggaggggcgaggggatggagcccCGTGATGGACGGAAGGTCAGGCCGGGGAGGGGTGTCCCCGCTTCTTTTTCAACGGAGACCTTTGTAGGCTAAGGAAAAGGAGATCGGGCCGGTAATTCCGTCACCattctattttatatatatatatatatacacacacacacacacacacacacacacacacacacacacacacacacatacatatatgtgtatatatatacacacatatatatacacatatatacacacatatatatgtatatatacatggcacagagtacgcgctaaacacatcatatatatatatatatatatatatatatatatatatatgatgtgtGTTTAGCGCGTACTCTGtgccatgtatatatacatatatatgtatatatatacgcacatatatatatatacacatatatatacacacacatatatatatatatgatgtgtGTTTAGCgcgtactctgtgccatgcactgttttaagcaagggggtagttggacacagtctcagtccccattgtggacttgcccaaggtcacccagcagacaagcggcagagctgggactagaacccaggtccttctgactctcaggcctgggccatgctgcttctcgtttatcCCCACCCAATCCCTTCTAGGTAGGGAGAGGCAAATGTTGTTAATCTCATTTTATAGTTGTGGAgacggaggcccagagtggtcaggccacttgcccaaagtcacctagcaggccagcagcagagctgggactagaactcaggtctcctgtctcccagccagacattctttccattaagtcatactgccctgtcaaaataaatagattttttGAAACAGTGCAGTCACTGTACGTGGAATCCCATTAGTTAGGACACAAGCCACTGTCCTAGAGCAAAGCCCGGTCCCTCCTCACAGGGGAAAACAGGTTTGAGGAGTTCTAGTACCATATTTAaaactttttattcattcattcagtcttatgtgcagggcactataactaagcctttggaaagtataattcagcaacaaatagagacagtcgctgcccAACATATATCGTCCTTGTATTCCGAAGGCAAAATCGAGTGACTTCTGTATCCGTTTAGTAGGGTATCGAGAcgtgcctagcgcttagaacagtgctttgcacatagtaggcgcttaataaatgccattaaaaaaacaaggtAGGAATTTCTACCTGAGAGGTAGAGATAGATGGATCACAGGGCCGCGGATTCTCTTGAAAGAGCACCAgcgtggggagtcagaggacctgtgttctaattctggctctgccacttgtctgctgtgggactgggggcaagtcacttcacttctctgggactcggttctcgtctgcaaaatggagattaagaccgggccccacgtgggacagtctgacccgattagctcgtgtccccccccccccaccccgagtgctcagtacagtgcctggcacagggtaagcaggcgcttagtaaataccacggttattaccgTTACCGTGAAGCGGGTCCGGAGACCGCAGCGGTGACCGGTGGTGTCTCCCGGCAGGCGGACCTGTGCACGGGCCTGCAGGGCTTCCTGATCTTCCACAGCTTCGGAGGAGGCACCGGCTCCGGCTTCGCCTCCCTGCTGATGGAACGGCTGTCGGTGGATTACGGCAAGAAATCCAAGCTGGAGTTTGCCATCTACCCGGCGCCCCAGGTGTCCACCGCGGTGGTGGAGCCCTACAACTCCATCCTGACGACGCACACCACCCTGGAGCACTCGGACTGCGCCTTCATGGTGGACAACGAGGCCATCTACGACATCTGCCGCCGCAACCTGGACATCGAGCGGCCCACCTACACCAACCTCAACCGCCTCATCGGCCAGATCGTCTCGTCCATCACCGCCTCCCTGCGCTTCGACGGGGCCCTCAACGTGGACCTGACCGAATTCCAGACCAATCTGGTGCCCTACCCCCGCATCCACTTCCCGCTGGCCACCTACGCCCCGGTCATCTCGGCCGAGAAGGCCTACCACGAGCAGCTGTCGGTGGCCGAGATCACCAACGCCTGCTTCGAGCCGGCCAACCAGATGGTCAAGTGCGACCCGAGGCACGGCAAGTACATGGCCTGCTGCATGCTCTACCGGGGCGACGTGGTGCCCAAGGACGTCAACGCCGCCATCGCCACCATCAAGACCAAGCGCACCATCCAGTTCGTGGATTGGTGCCCGACCGGATTTAAGGTACCGCCACCTCGAGTCCCCCGAggcgcgggggcggggggtgggaggtgcCGAAATCTAGGAGTCAGTCGGGAGTCCGGGATGGCACGGGAGAACCCATTAGACTTTTCCGTCTCCCATCTCGGGCCGAGTCAGGCTGCGTTCCCTTCATCTGGGGCGGCTGTTGAAAACTCTAAAGAAGTGGCCCGGGAGAATCTTTGGTTCTGGCCGGGTCAGTCGGGTTTGACTTGAGAATccacctttccctcccacccaaagaaactgccctcttgaGAATCCCCCAAGTAGGATTTTGAACATGACTAGGAGCAGGAGTGGTTTAAGGTAAACTGGTGCAGAGTGACCATTGTAACTGCTCGCCTCTGGGCTCCGTCCCCAACTCTGCCTTTAGTTATCCATTCTGGACACTAAACCTCCCTTGAACCTATATTTTTTGGCCAAAAAAATCCGGACCAGTCCAAGCTCTTCCCTAAAATGGCCCGTCTGTTTGCCCAAGGCCTCTCCTAGGGCAGCCTCTCCGATTTCTCTTTTCCGGGGAGAGTTTCCCGGAAGGGCAGATGGGTGCCAACCTCGATTCAGGCCTCCGGCCAGGCAGTCATCATCGGATCACACGTCCCAACCCTCGCCcgctcacccccctccccatagGGCCCGCGGGCGGCAGGGAACGGTGCCGCCGAGAACCGACGgactctgttccttctcctctcccaggtgGGCATTAACTACCAGCCCCCGACGGTGGTGCCCGGCGGAGACTTGGCTAAGGTTCAGCGGGCCGTGTGCATGCTGAGCAACACCACCGCCATCGCAGAAGCCTGGGCCCGGCTGGACCACAAATTCGACCTGATGTACGCCAAGCGCGCCTTCGTGCACTGGTACGTCGGcgaagggatggaggaaggggaattCTCGGAGGCCCGCGAGGATCTGGCTGCGCTCGAGAAAGATTACGAAGAAGTCGGCGTGGATTCGGTGGAAGCGGAGGCCGAAGAAGGGGAAGAATACTGACCGCGAGGGCCGGGCCGCTCGGAAAGGGCGTATTTCTAGGTTGCGGAGCCGTGTGATTTGTTATGTGATTTGGTTTACAAATAAAAATTCGGTATTCCAGGACGGCTCCTGAGTTTTCCTTTCAGGGGGGCAGAAAGGGTTCAGAAACAAATGCAGTGTTTGCGATGGGGAGGGCGGGGCGGTCCCTCCCGCTGTAGGAGGTGTCCCGTTCTCCGGGAGAAACTCCATGGCATCATCCGCCTGGTTTGGGAAGGGCCGGACGAATGTCGGTCAGACCCATCCTGTTCTAAATCTgagggaatgattttttttttttttgatcctgAAACAGGCTTAGGGGAGGCAGGAAGGGTTGAGCCTTGAGAATAACGTCCTCACTCAGGGAACGCAGTCTTCGTTAAAACAGTCACCTGAAACTCGAAACATCTGACTCAAATCCTAGACAGAAACAGGGCTGCTGTATTTCTAAGCatctgagcgctcactgtgggagggTGAGTTTTGGGTGGTGAGGAGGTGGAAAGGGGAAAATgaccctgagccacgctgaggaggAGTCAACATGTCACCGAGAAGTAAAGAACCAAAACCACGAGGAGGACAGGCTGCACGATGGTCCTGACTAACCCCCCACGAAGGACCCACACACACGGGGCCGCATGAAAGGCCCCGGAGGGGAAGGAAAACCAGCTCTCCCAAGCTAGAGCGGGCATCTCCCACAGCACTAGATGGaaaaagcatcgtggctcagtggaaagagcccaggtttaggagtcaaaggtcgtgggttctaatcctggctccgccacctgtcagctctgtgacttcaggcaagtccgttcacttccctgggcctcagttccctcctctgtcaaatggggatgaagcctgtgagccccacgagggacaacttgactaccttgagTCTCCCCCCGCACTcaaaacagtgctaggcacatagtgttGGGGACGCTAGAGTAAGTGGGTTCGTGTGGTCGATGCAGAATGAAAgattggagtcagaaagagcGGGAAAGTCAGAAGAGGCGGACGGCCCGTTGACCCTGGGGAGGGGACGAGTGACTGCCGCCGCCCCGTTGTTTTTATTGATTATTATCGGTTAGCCCGGGGATGACACCAGACCAATCCGCGCGCGACATCTTGAACCCATCGTGTCTTGGACCTTCAGGGTTTCCGGGTTTGCCTGGGCTAATCAAAGCTGGCCACCGTGAGTTTCTCTTACGTGGCCATCCCGAGACACTCGTCCGGCCCGCGCGATGTTCCCGTGGGAACGCGCGAGAGCGGCCATCTTAAAGGGGTGTCAAGCAAGCAGGCAGGGTGTCTGACACAACATTAGCCCCAGCAAAAGCAAGCAGGCTACGGTCAGGGCCGGAGGACCGATCCCCCGGCCGCATCTGGAACGCCTCGGCATCACGTAGGCCGGATCGGCCGGGTGGGAGACGAAGATACCGGCAGCCTCCGGCCTACGCGCGGCTCGCCTAAAAAGACAGCAGAAAAGAAAAGCGGTACAGAGAACGGGGACTAAGCAGGTCCCCCAGGAGGGAGGCCAGCCAAGCCGGGAGGCCGGAGAATAGGGAGTCCAGCCAGGAGAAGAACCCAAAGGGATCCCTGTCCCCCCAGTATCAGCTCCTGGAGGCGTCTCACATGATTAAGCAGAGTAacgaagtaggaggagaaaaatGGCACAAAACCGAGAAAGGATAGCCGAAGTCCTCTGGGGGCAAAGGGATGACCGACGGGGAAAGAGACGGGCAGAGAAGTCCTCCGAGGTAAGCGATTAGGCAGACCGCGGGAAAAAAACGAGCAGGAAAATCCTCACGAAACCGGGACCCAACCGGAAGCCTCTCGCACGAGtcgaagaggagggagggcagaggaaggattcGTCGTCGAGGAATCGCGGTCCGCGCCGTCCGCCTGACGAGCGGGAGAGGATTCCGGGCCggccggagggagagggggaacggATCAGTGAGCAGCCATGCCTCGTGAGGGAGGGTAGCCTGGGCCAATCCAGAGATCCCGACTTTCGTCCCCCGTAAATAAGGGGTCTAATGATTCTTCCACAACCCCCCAGGTTGGTGAATATCCCAGGAAAATGGCTCGGAGCTTGCGCAGAAGTCCACTTGGGTCCTTGGCGAATTGGTTGGACGTGAGATTGCCAGAGGACGAGGGTGGCGGGGTCCCAGGGGGCGTGGGGCCGGGTTTCTAAGGCCAAAGGGAGTCCGGAATTGCCCATGACCGGCCCCTGAGGCCCCACCAGGGGTTGGGAAGAGGTTAACGGGGCCAGGAGAGGAAGGACGTACTTAGAAAATGGTTAAGCGCGCTCCAAGACGCGGGACTATAAGGGGGCGGGTTGAAATCTTTGAAATTTTtagcaggagggagggatgacTTACGATGCGTCAAACACTGAGGCAAATCGGCGGGTTGAAATCTTTGAAATTTTtagcaggagggagggatgacttactatgcgtcaaacactgagGTGAATCAAGGCCCACCGTTGTCGTCATAActgtatatacatacctgtatatatgtttgtacatatttattatatatacctgtatatacgtatatatgtttgtacatatttattactctatttattttacttgtacatatctattctattttattttgttagtgtgtttggtttcgttctctgtctcccccttttagactgtgagcccactgttgggtaggggactgtctctatatgttgccaacttggacttcccaagcgcttagtccagtgctctgcacacagtaagcgctcaataaatacgattgatgatgatgatgatgattttattttgttagtgtgtttggttttgttctctgtctcccccttttagactgtgagcccactgttgggtaggggactgtctctatatgttgccaacttggacttcccaagcgcttagtccagtgctctgcacacagtacgcactcaataaatatgattgattgactccgggGGTCGAGGTGTCTGAGGGAGACCCTCACTATGGAGGGCCAACACTTCCACTAGACAGATTCATCTGGGCGTAATTTCACTATAATAGTTTGTCAAGTTTCTATAGCCTGAGGGTCAAAACTACCTCCTTCGGGCCAAAAATAAAGACCTCCATCATCGGTCAGACGACCCCActtcacagcatcatcatcatcatcatcaatcgtatttattgagcgcttactgtgtgcagagcactgtactaagcgcttgggaagtacaaattggcaacatatagagacagtccctacccaacagtgggctcacacttcaaTTTAGACTTGGTCATCCCCTTTTTAAGGGGAAGGTGACCATCAGCCCAGGATTTCGAGACGCGTGTAAGGCTATGACTTGGGTGGGATTGACTATTTCCCATGATAAAGTCCAGCCAATCCTCCCGATGAGGACTCACGGACAGTCCCGCTAGGCGGCCAGTCCTACGGCTCTTAGCGGCTAATCCGTCGGCAAGCGACTAATCGCTCTCGACCATCCCtgtgggtatcaatcaatcaatcaatcaatcaatcaatcgtatttattgagcgcttactgtgtgcagagcactgtactaagcgcttgggaagtacaaattggcaacacatagagacagtccctacccaacagtgggctcacagtctaaaagggggagacagagaacagaaccaaacataccaacaaaataaaatagataggatagaaatgtacaagtaaaataaataaataaataaatagagtaataaatatgtcgggagaagcagcatggctcagtggaaagcgcccgggctttggagtcagaggtcatgggttcaaatcccagctctgccaactgtcagctgtgtgactttgggccagtcacttaacttctctgtacctcagttacctcatctgtaaaatggggatgaagactgtgagccccccgtgggacaacctgatcaccttgtgacctccccagggcttagaaccgtgctttgcacatagtaagcgcttaacaaataccaccattattattaccccagcgtttggcacatagtaagcacttaaataccaacattgttattattactgaatagaggggcctaggaatcagaagggagTCGtgacaatcccagctctgtcacctgtaaaatagggattgagatggtgaggcccccccggggcaacctgatcaccttgtagcctccccagtgcttagaacagtgctttgcacatagtattcattcattcaatcgtatttattgagcatttactgtgtgcagagcactatactaagcacttgggaagtacaattagagaagcagtgtggctcagtggaaagagcacgggctttggagtcagaggtcatgggttccaatcccggctccgccacttgtcagctgtgtgactttgggcaagttacttgacttctctgtgcctcagttccctcatctgtaaaatggggattaagtctgtgagcccggcgtgggacaacctaatcactttgtatcctctccagcgcttagaacagtgctttgcacatagtaagcgcttaataaatgccattattattattattattattattattacaagttggtaacatatagagacggtccctacccaacagcgggctcacagtctagtaagcgcttaacaaatacaatcatcagtATAATTTAGGAGACACTGCTGCGGAAGAACTACTAGGGCGTCCCAAAAATTGGGGTAAAGGAAAGGAGAGACCAGTAAATTCCACAGTAGGCCGCCGTTAGGTTCACTCACCAGACCGTCGTCCTGAGCCGAGTCCATCAGTCCGTCTGAACGGGTCCCATCTGGGTCGCCAAAACCGTTGGGGACCCTAGCGTAAGTGGGTTTGTGAGTTTGATGAAGAATGAAAGACTCGGGGACAGTCAGATAGAgcgggaaagtcattcattcattcattcgatcgttatttattgagcgcttactgtgtgcagagcactggactaagcgcttgggaagtacaagtcggcgacctatagagacggtccctacccaacaacgggctcgcagtctagaagggggagacagacgacaaaacaaaacatgaggacgggcgtcaagtcgtcagaacaaattgaattaaagttaaatgcacatcattaacagaataaatagaagagtaaatatgtacaagtaaaataaatacggttCACTGTGAACTGGGGTGCCCTCTCGCTCCACAttcagccctcattcattcattcaattgtatttatcatcatcatcatcatcaatcgtatttatcgagcgcttactgtgtgcagagcactgtactaagcgcttgggaagtacaagttggcaacatatagagacggtccctacccaacaacgggctcac
This region includes:
- the LOC119942219 gene encoding tubulin alpha-3 chain — translated: MRECISIHVGQAGVQIGNACWELYCLEHGIQPDGQMPSDKTIGGGDDSFNTFFSETGAGKHVPRAVFVDLEPTVVDEVRTGTYRQLFHPEQLITGKEDAANNYARGHYTIGKEIVDLVLDRIRKLADLCTGLQGFLIFHSFGGGTGSGFASLLMERLSVDYGKKSKLEFAIYPAPQVSTAVVEPYNSILTTHTTLEHSDCAFMVDNEAIYDICRRNLDIERPTYTNLNRLIGQIVSSITASLRFDGALNVDLTEFQTNLVPYPRIHFPLATYAPVISAEKAYHEQLSVAEITNACFEPANQMVKCDPRHGKYMACCMLYRGDVVPKDVNAAIATIKTKRTIQFVDWCPTGFKVGINYQPPTVVPGGDLAKVQRAVCMLSNTTAIAEAWARLDHKFDLMYAKRAFVHWYVGEGMEEGEFSEAREDLAALEKDYEEVGVDSVEAEAEEGEEY